The following proteins come from a genomic window of Salvia hispanica cultivar TCC Black 2014 chromosome 4, UniMelb_Shisp_WGS_1.0, whole genome shotgun sequence:
- the LOC125222029 gene encoding DNA-directed RNA polymerase III subunit 1 isoform X1 codes for MNVIDQGSMQFTKKPYVEDVGPRKIESIKFCTLSEKEILKISEVQVSRGIYYNDARKPEASGLLDPHMGPPNKLGKCETCGGNFQNCPGHCGYLNLALPVYNVGFLATIVDILKCICKKCSIILLEEKERRDFLKQMRGPKLEHLKKVELQKKTVKRCNGMGGTRRAVVCSRCGYINGMVKRAQLKIVHDRARVADSADCSLEECRSALSHTKTNMPLPSYLDPKRVYELLKNMRDEDCELLYLNDRPEKLMLTSILVPPTSIRPSVFVDGGTQSNENDITERLKYIIQANASVRSEMAETDSQSNRCMVSWQLLQEEVAQYMNSDVRGLTPQPANSTRRPLSGFVQRLKGKQGRFRCNLSGKRVEFTGRTVISPDPNLKITEVAIPILMARILTYPERVSHHNIEKLRQCVRNGPQKYPGAKFIRTPDGHEISLMYSARKHHADQLQYGCIVHRHLEDGDVVLFNRQPSLHRMSIMSHRARIMPWRTLRFNESVCNPYNADFDGDEMNMHVPQTEEARTEALMLMGVQNNLCTPKNGEILVASTQDFLTSSFLITRKDTFYDRSAFSLMCSYIGDAMDPIDLPTPALVKPVELWTGKQLFSVLLRPHAKMRVYLNLTVAEKSYGKSRETMCSKDGFVYIRNSELISGQLGKATLGNGNKDGIYSVLLRDYGPHAAATCMNRMAKLSARWIGNHGFSIGIDDVQPGVTLNKEKKATLDNEYGHCTDYIRSYTSGSLELLPGCNNAETLEAKITETLNKIRETTADVCMKNLNWRNSPLIMSQCGSKGSPINICQMIACVGQQSVGGQRAPNGFVDRTLPHFERGAKDPDAKGFVQNSFYTGLCATEFFFHTMGGREGLVDTAVKTADTGYMSRRLMKALEDLSIFYDNTVRNASACIVQFAYGGDAMDPAQMEEKSGLPLNFERLYMKAKATCPATEQKSLTTDEIEKIVENTIGRRLVKSSMTSEGESSHSLEPASKDECLAAFAESIRNFIKKKGPSSVREKLKLGEGGHSEEDRHYLENVASNISGITQRQLMVFLETCISRYNSKKIEAGTAIGAIGAQSIGEPGTQMTLKTFHFAGVASMNVTLGVPRIKEIVNGAKNIKTPIITTHLDVNNNDITAKMVKGRIEKTLLEQVAQSIKTSQSSRSASVVVTLDMGRIKEAHLHIDAYTVKDSILQTTPKLKLKEQQIRVVDERKLQVDLNDDKSKLQFELNGLKNKLAKVVVKGIRTVERAIILNESKEKDPACKKLTLLVEGSGLLSVMGTEGINGHKTVSNHIMEVKQVLGIEAARKKIIDEINYTMSSHGMTIDIRHMMLLADLMTFKGEVLGMTRFGVERMRDSVLMLASFEKTADHLFNASVNGRVDKIEGVSESIIMGIPMQVGTGMLKVKQCVPSVKFTYAPDPIIR; via the exons ATGAATGTTATAGATCAAGGCAGTATGCAGTTCACCAAGAAGCCATATGTGGAAGACGTCGGCCCCCGAAAGAT AGAAAGTATTAAGTTCTGTACACTATCTGAgaaggaaatattaaaaatttctGAAGTTCAAGTTTCGCGCGGCATTTACTACAATGACGCCAGAAAGCCTGAAGCTAGTGGGTTGTTAGATCCTCATATG GGGCCACCAAACAAGCTTGGCAAATGTGAAACATGTGGTGGAAATTTTCAGAACTGCCCAGGTCATTGTGGATACTTGAATCTAGCCCTTCCTGTATATAATGTCGGATTTTTGGCTACGATCGTTGACATATTGAAGTGCATTTGCAAG AAATGCTCCATAATACTCCTTGAAGAAAAAGAGCGGCGAGATTTCCTTAAGCAGATGAGAGGTCCAAAACTTGAGCATTTGAAGAAGGTTGAGTTACAGAAGAAAACAGTGAAAAGGTGTAATGGCATGGGAGGAACTAGGCGCGCTGTTGTGTGCTCCAGATGTGGATATATTAATG GTATGGTTAAAAGGGCACAATTGAAAATCGTACATGATCGTGCTAGAGTTGCTGACAGTGCTGATTGTAGCTTGGAGGAATGCCGTTCAGCTCTATCCCATACAAAGACAAATATGCCTTTGCCTTCATATCTTGATCCTAAAAGGGTCTATGAGCTACTGAAAAATATGCGTGATGAG gATTGTGAGTTGCTTTATCTAAATGATAGACCTGAAAAGCTTATGCTTACTAGTATTCTTGTGCCACCAACTTCCATACGACCTTCAGTTTTTGTGGATGGTGGAACACAGAG TAATGAAAATGACATCACAGAGAGACTAAAATATATCATCCAAGCCAATGCTAGTGTTCGCTCAGAAATGGCAGAAACAGACTCTCAAAGCAACAGATGCATG GTTAGCTGGCAGCTTCTGCAAGAGGAGGTTGCACAATATATGAATAGTGATGTTCGTGGATTGACACCACAACCTGCAAATAGTACTAGAAGACCATTGAGTGGTTTTGTTCAGCGTCTTAAAGGAAAGCAGGGGAGATTTCGTTGCAATTTATCAGGGAAGCGTGTAGAGTTTACTGGCAGGACAGTTATTTCTCCTGATCctaatttgaaaattactGAG GTTGCTATTCCAATTTTAATGGCTCGGATTTTGACTTATCCTGAACGAGTTTCACACCATAATATTGAGAAATTGCGGCAATGTGTTCGTAATGGCCCCCAAAAATACCCTGGTGCTAAGTTTATAAGGACACCTGATGGTCATGAGAT ATCATTGATGTATTCTGCCCGGAAGCATCATGCAGATCAGTTGCAGTATGGGTGCATTGTGCATCGTCACCTTGAAGATGGAGAtgtagttttatttaatagGCAACCGAGTTTGCACCGAATGTCAATCATGTCCCATCGG GCAAGGATAATGCCTTGGCGAACACTGAGATTCAATGAGTCAGTGTGCAACCCATACAATGCTGACTTTGATGGTGATGAGATGAATATGCATGTACCACAAACAGAAGAGGCCCGTACTGAGGCTCTTATGCTGATGGGG GTGCAGAACAATTTGTGCACCccaaaaaatggagaaatctTGGTTGCATCAACACAGGATTTTCTAacttcttcctttcttataaCAAGAAAAGACACATTTTATGACCGCTCGGCCTTTTCACTCATGTGTTCATATATAGGTGATGCCATGGACCCAATTGATTTGCCAACTCCAGCATTAGTTAAG CCAGTGGAGCTATGGACTGGCAAACAATTATTCAGTGTGCTATTGCGTCCCCATGCAAAAATGAGAGTATATTTAAATCTAACTGTAGCAGAAAAGTCATATGGGAAGTCTAGAGAAACAATGTGTTCCAAGGATGGTTTTGTGTATATTCGCAATAGTGAGCTCATCAGCGGGCAGCTTGGGAAGGCCACTTTAG GTAATGGGAACAAGGACGGTATTTACTCCGTTCTTCTCAGGGATTATGGTCCTCATGCTGCTGCTACCTGTATGAATCGCATGGCAAAGTTAAG TGCACGATGGATAGGAAATCATGGTTTTTCAATTGGGATCGATGATGTTCAACCTGGGGTTACATTAAACAAGGAGAAGAAGGCGACTCTGGACAATGAGTATGGTCATTGTACCGATTACATAAGAAGTTACACATCTGGAAGTCTGGAGCTGTTACCCGGCTGCAATAATGCTGAGACTCTTGAAGCCAAGATAACTGAGACACTTAATAAAATTCGAGAAACTACTGCCGAT GTTTGCATGAAGAATTTAAATTGGAGGAACAGCCCTCTAATAATGTCTCAGTGTGGTTCTAAAGGTTCTCCTATTAATATCTGCCAGATGATTGCTTGTGTTGGTCAGCAATCTGTAGGAGGTCAGAGAGCTCCCAATGGGTTTGTTGATCGAACACTGCCTCATTTTGAAAGAGGAGCAAAAGACCCAGAT GCTAAAGGCTTTGTTCAGAATTCCTTCTACACTGGTTTATGTGCgactgaattttttttccacacCATGGGTGGTAGAGAAGGTCTTGTGGATACAGCG GTGAAAACAGCCGATACGGGTTACATGTCTCGTAGATTGATGAAGGCTTTGGAGGATCTATCTATCTTTTATGATAATACAGTGAGAAATGCTAGTGCTTGCATTGTGCAATTTGCCTACGGTGGTGATGCTATGGATCCTGCACAGATGGAAGAGAAAAGTGGGCTCCCGCTGAACTTTGAAAGATTATATATGAAAGCCAAG GCTACCTGCCCTGCAACAGAGCAGAAGAGTTTAACGACtgatgaaattgagaaaatagtTGAAAACACAATCGGGAGAAGACTAGTAAAATCATCCATGACTTCTGAAGGAGAGTCTTCTCATTCATTAGAGCCAGCATCTAAAGATGAATGTTTGGCAGCTTTTGCAGAGTCAATAAgaaattttattaagaaaaaagggCCTAGCTCAGTTCGTGAGAAACTGAAATTGGGTGAAGGGGGACATTCTGAAGAAGATAGACACTATCTGGAAAATGTTGCCTCTAATATATCTGGGATAACTCAGCGACAATTAATG GTCTTCCTAGAAACTTGTATATCTCGTTACAATTCCAAGAAAATTGAAGCGGGAACTGCAATAGGAGCCATTGGAGCTCAGAGTATCGGAGAGCCAGGAACGCAGATGACCTTAAAAACTTTCCACTTTGCTGGAGTCGCAAGCATGA ATGTTACCCTTGGGGTTCCTAGGATTAAAGAAATTGTTAATGGTGCTAAAAATATCAAGACACCAATTATTACTACACATCTGGATGTTAACAACAATGACATAACAGCTAAAATGGTGAAGGGGCGTATTGAGAAAACCCTTCTGGAGCAG GTAGCCCAGAGTATAAAGACTTCACAATCGTCGAGGTCAGCATCCGTTGTTGTAACACTTGACATGGGTAGAATAAAAGAGGCTCACCTACATATTGATGCGTACACGGTAAAGGATTCAATACTACAAACCACCCCAAAGTTAAAACTTAAAGAGCAG CAAATTAGAGTAGTGGATGAACGAAAACTTCAAGTCGATCTGAATGATGATAAAAGTAAACTTCAATTTGAACTCAATGGGCTTAAGAATAAGCTCGCCAAAGTTGTAGTCAAG GGAATCAGGACTGTTGAGCGGGCTATAATACTTAAtgaatcaaaagaaaaagatcCCGCGTGCAAAAAATTGACATTACTAGTAGAGGG GAGTGGTCTTTTGTCTGTCATGGGCACTGAAGGAATTAATGGTCACAAGACAGTGAGTAATCACATCATGGAAGTAAAACAGGTACTTGGAATTGAAGCTGCAcggaagaaaataattgatgaGATAAACTACACCATGTCAAGCCATGGCATGACCATAGACATACGACACATGATGCTGCTGGCTGACTTAATGACATTCAag GGTGAAGTGTTGGGTATGACAAGATTTGGTGTGGAGAGAATGAGGGACAGTGTCTTGATGCTCGCTTCATTTGAAAAGACCGCAGATCACCTCTTCAACGCTTCTGTGAATGGGAGAGTCGATAAGATTGAAGGAGTCTCTGAATCCATCATCATGGGCATACCCATGCAAGTTGGAACGGGAATGCTTAAAGTGAAGCAATG TGTGCCGTCTGTTAAGTTTACGTACGCTCCAGATCCAATTATACGATGA
- the LOC125222029 gene encoding DNA-directed RNA polymerase III subunit 1 isoform X2, translated as MNVIDQGSMQFTKKPYVEDVGPRKIESIKFCTLSEKEILKISEVQVSRGIYYNDARKPEASGLLDPHMGPPNKLGKCETCGGNFQNCPGHCGYLNLALPVYNVGFLATIVDILKCICKKCSIILLEEKERRDFLKQMRGPKLEHLKKVELQKKTVKRCNGMGGTRRAVVCSRCGYINGMVKRAQLKIVHDRARVADSADCSLEECRSALSHTKTNMPLPSYLDPKRVYELLKNMRDEDCELLYLNDRPEKLMLTSILVPPTSIRPSVFVDGGTQSNENDITERLKYIIQANASVRSEMAETDSQSNRCMVSWQLLQEEVAQYMNSDVRGLTPQPANSTRRPLSGFVQRLKGKQGRFRCNLSGKRVEFTGRTVISPDPNLKITEVAIPILMARILTYPERVSHHNIEKLRQCVRNGPQKYPGAKFIRTPDGHEISLMYSARKHHADQLQYGCIVHRHLEDGDVVLFNRQPSLHRMSIMSHRARIMPWRTLRFNESVCNPYNADFDGDEMNMHVPQTEEARTEALMLMGVQNNLCTPKNGEILVASTQDFLTSSFLITRKDTFYDRSAFSLMCSYIGDAMDPIDLPTPALVKPVELWTGKQLFSVLLRPHAKMRVYLNLTVAEKSYGKSRETMCSKDGFVYIRNSELISGQLGKATLGNGNKDGIYSVLLRDYGPHAAATCMNRMAKLSARWIGNHGFSIGIDDVQPGVTLNKEKKATLDNEYGHCTDYIRSYTSGSLELLPGCNNAETLEAKITETLNKIRETTADVCMKNLNWRNSPLIMSQCGSKGSPINICQMIACVGQQSVGGQRAPNGFVDRTLPHFERGAKDPDAKGFVQNSFYTGLCATEFFFHTMGGREGLVDTAVKTADTGYMSRRLMKALEDLSIFYDNTVRNASACIVQFAYGGDAMDPAQMEEKSGLPLNFERLYMKAKATCPATEQKSLTTDEIEKIVENTIGRRLVKSSMTSEGESSHSLEPASKDECLAAFAESIRNFIKKKGPSSVREKLKLGEGGHSEEDRHYLENVASNISGITQRQLMVFLETCISRYNSKKIEAGTAIGAIGAQSIGEPGTQMTLKTFHFAGVASMNVTLGVPRIKEIVNGAKNIKTPIITTHLDVNNNDITAKMVKGRIEKTLLEQVAQSIKTSQSSRSASVVVTLDMGRIKEAHLHIDAYTVKDSILQTTPKLKLKEQGIRTVERAIILNESKEKDPACKKLTLLVEGSGLLSVMGTEGINGHKTVSNHIMEVKQVLGIEAARKKIIDEINYTMSSHGMTIDIRHMMLLADLMTFKGEVLGMTRFGVERMRDSVLMLASFEKTADHLFNASVNGRVDKIEGVSESIIMGIPMQVGTGMLKVKQCVPSVKFTYAPDPIIR; from the exons ATGAATGTTATAGATCAAGGCAGTATGCAGTTCACCAAGAAGCCATATGTGGAAGACGTCGGCCCCCGAAAGAT AGAAAGTATTAAGTTCTGTACACTATCTGAgaaggaaatattaaaaatttctGAAGTTCAAGTTTCGCGCGGCATTTACTACAATGACGCCAGAAAGCCTGAAGCTAGTGGGTTGTTAGATCCTCATATG GGGCCACCAAACAAGCTTGGCAAATGTGAAACATGTGGTGGAAATTTTCAGAACTGCCCAGGTCATTGTGGATACTTGAATCTAGCCCTTCCTGTATATAATGTCGGATTTTTGGCTACGATCGTTGACATATTGAAGTGCATTTGCAAG AAATGCTCCATAATACTCCTTGAAGAAAAAGAGCGGCGAGATTTCCTTAAGCAGATGAGAGGTCCAAAACTTGAGCATTTGAAGAAGGTTGAGTTACAGAAGAAAACAGTGAAAAGGTGTAATGGCATGGGAGGAACTAGGCGCGCTGTTGTGTGCTCCAGATGTGGATATATTAATG GTATGGTTAAAAGGGCACAATTGAAAATCGTACATGATCGTGCTAGAGTTGCTGACAGTGCTGATTGTAGCTTGGAGGAATGCCGTTCAGCTCTATCCCATACAAAGACAAATATGCCTTTGCCTTCATATCTTGATCCTAAAAGGGTCTATGAGCTACTGAAAAATATGCGTGATGAG gATTGTGAGTTGCTTTATCTAAATGATAGACCTGAAAAGCTTATGCTTACTAGTATTCTTGTGCCACCAACTTCCATACGACCTTCAGTTTTTGTGGATGGTGGAACACAGAG TAATGAAAATGACATCACAGAGAGACTAAAATATATCATCCAAGCCAATGCTAGTGTTCGCTCAGAAATGGCAGAAACAGACTCTCAAAGCAACAGATGCATG GTTAGCTGGCAGCTTCTGCAAGAGGAGGTTGCACAATATATGAATAGTGATGTTCGTGGATTGACACCACAACCTGCAAATAGTACTAGAAGACCATTGAGTGGTTTTGTTCAGCGTCTTAAAGGAAAGCAGGGGAGATTTCGTTGCAATTTATCAGGGAAGCGTGTAGAGTTTACTGGCAGGACAGTTATTTCTCCTGATCctaatttgaaaattactGAG GTTGCTATTCCAATTTTAATGGCTCGGATTTTGACTTATCCTGAACGAGTTTCACACCATAATATTGAGAAATTGCGGCAATGTGTTCGTAATGGCCCCCAAAAATACCCTGGTGCTAAGTTTATAAGGACACCTGATGGTCATGAGAT ATCATTGATGTATTCTGCCCGGAAGCATCATGCAGATCAGTTGCAGTATGGGTGCATTGTGCATCGTCACCTTGAAGATGGAGAtgtagttttatttaatagGCAACCGAGTTTGCACCGAATGTCAATCATGTCCCATCGG GCAAGGATAATGCCTTGGCGAACACTGAGATTCAATGAGTCAGTGTGCAACCCATACAATGCTGACTTTGATGGTGATGAGATGAATATGCATGTACCACAAACAGAAGAGGCCCGTACTGAGGCTCTTATGCTGATGGGG GTGCAGAACAATTTGTGCACCccaaaaaatggagaaatctTGGTTGCATCAACACAGGATTTTCTAacttcttcctttcttataaCAAGAAAAGACACATTTTATGACCGCTCGGCCTTTTCACTCATGTGTTCATATATAGGTGATGCCATGGACCCAATTGATTTGCCAACTCCAGCATTAGTTAAG CCAGTGGAGCTATGGACTGGCAAACAATTATTCAGTGTGCTATTGCGTCCCCATGCAAAAATGAGAGTATATTTAAATCTAACTGTAGCAGAAAAGTCATATGGGAAGTCTAGAGAAACAATGTGTTCCAAGGATGGTTTTGTGTATATTCGCAATAGTGAGCTCATCAGCGGGCAGCTTGGGAAGGCCACTTTAG GTAATGGGAACAAGGACGGTATTTACTCCGTTCTTCTCAGGGATTATGGTCCTCATGCTGCTGCTACCTGTATGAATCGCATGGCAAAGTTAAG TGCACGATGGATAGGAAATCATGGTTTTTCAATTGGGATCGATGATGTTCAACCTGGGGTTACATTAAACAAGGAGAAGAAGGCGACTCTGGACAATGAGTATGGTCATTGTACCGATTACATAAGAAGTTACACATCTGGAAGTCTGGAGCTGTTACCCGGCTGCAATAATGCTGAGACTCTTGAAGCCAAGATAACTGAGACACTTAATAAAATTCGAGAAACTACTGCCGAT GTTTGCATGAAGAATTTAAATTGGAGGAACAGCCCTCTAATAATGTCTCAGTGTGGTTCTAAAGGTTCTCCTATTAATATCTGCCAGATGATTGCTTGTGTTGGTCAGCAATCTGTAGGAGGTCAGAGAGCTCCCAATGGGTTTGTTGATCGAACACTGCCTCATTTTGAAAGAGGAGCAAAAGACCCAGAT GCTAAAGGCTTTGTTCAGAATTCCTTCTACACTGGTTTATGTGCgactgaattttttttccacacCATGGGTGGTAGAGAAGGTCTTGTGGATACAGCG GTGAAAACAGCCGATACGGGTTACATGTCTCGTAGATTGATGAAGGCTTTGGAGGATCTATCTATCTTTTATGATAATACAGTGAGAAATGCTAGTGCTTGCATTGTGCAATTTGCCTACGGTGGTGATGCTATGGATCCTGCACAGATGGAAGAGAAAAGTGGGCTCCCGCTGAACTTTGAAAGATTATATATGAAAGCCAAG GCTACCTGCCCTGCAACAGAGCAGAAGAGTTTAACGACtgatgaaattgagaaaatagtTGAAAACACAATCGGGAGAAGACTAGTAAAATCATCCATGACTTCTGAAGGAGAGTCTTCTCATTCATTAGAGCCAGCATCTAAAGATGAATGTTTGGCAGCTTTTGCAGAGTCAATAAgaaattttattaagaaaaaagggCCTAGCTCAGTTCGTGAGAAACTGAAATTGGGTGAAGGGGGACATTCTGAAGAAGATAGACACTATCTGGAAAATGTTGCCTCTAATATATCTGGGATAACTCAGCGACAATTAATG GTCTTCCTAGAAACTTGTATATCTCGTTACAATTCCAAGAAAATTGAAGCGGGAACTGCAATAGGAGCCATTGGAGCTCAGAGTATCGGAGAGCCAGGAACGCAGATGACCTTAAAAACTTTCCACTTTGCTGGAGTCGCAAGCATGA ATGTTACCCTTGGGGTTCCTAGGATTAAAGAAATTGTTAATGGTGCTAAAAATATCAAGACACCAATTATTACTACACATCTGGATGTTAACAACAATGACATAACAGCTAAAATGGTGAAGGGGCGTATTGAGAAAACCCTTCTGGAGCAG GTAGCCCAGAGTATAAAGACTTCACAATCGTCGAGGTCAGCATCCGTTGTTGTAACACTTGACATGGGTAGAATAAAAGAGGCTCACCTACATATTGATGCGTACACGGTAAAGGATTCAATACTACAAACCACCCCAAAGTTAAAACTTAAAGAGCAG GGAATCAGGACTGTTGAGCGGGCTATAATACTTAAtgaatcaaaagaaaaagatcCCGCGTGCAAAAAATTGACATTACTAGTAGAGGG GAGTGGTCTTTTGTCTGTCATGGGCACTGAAGGAATTAATGGTCACAAGACAGTGAGTAATCACATCATGGAAGTAAAACAGGTACTTGGAATTGAAGCTGCAcggaagaaaataattgatgaGATAAACTACACCATGTCAAGCCATGGCATGACCATAGACATACGACACATGATGCTGCTGGCTGACTTAATGACATTCAag GGTGAAGTGTTGGGTATGACAAGATTTGGTGTGGAGAGAATGAGGGACAGTGTCTTGATGCTCGCTTCATTTGAAAAGACCGCAGATCACCTCTTCAACGCTTCTGTGAATGGGAGAGTCGATAAGATTGAAGGAGTCTCTGAATCCATCATCATGGGCATACCCATGCAAGTTGGAACGGGAATGCTTAAAGTGAAGCAATG TGTGCCGTCTGTTAAGTTTACGTACGCTCCAGATCCAATTATACGATGA